A single region of the Phycisphaerae bacterium genome encodes:
- a CDS encoding efflux RND transporter permease subunit yields the protein MLSRFFLKRPVFAWVIAIIMMVAGCLAIYNLPISQYPPIAPPSIAIGAFYPGASAETVENSVTQIIEQKMTGFDKMLYLSATSDSSGSSRVELTFAPGTDPDLAWAQVQNKLQLAMANLPEVVQRAGVKVSKSTRNWLLIVGLISEDGSMDGNDLRDYAQSNLEKVLSRVPGVGEVEVFGSQYAMRIWLNPDRLTEYQMTIQDVVLALRAYNVEVSAGQFGGAPAVKGQRLNAAIIVQSLLKTPDEFAAIPLRTNADGSIVRVKDVGRAELGTETYDIEAFYNGKPSSAMAIRQAAGANALETANKVRAKLEELSHFFPPGMRVVYPYDTTPFVKVAIIEVVKTLVEAIVLVFLVMYLFMGNMRATLIPTIAVPVVILGTFAVLGLFGFSINMLTMFAMVLAIGLLVDDAIVVVENVERIMSEEGISPFEATRKSMDQITSALIGIGLVLSAVFGPMAFFAGSTGVIYRQFSVTIIASMLLSVVVALVLTPVLCASFLKPVPKGHEAAEGGIWLLRPFFRWFDRMFFGARNWYLRLVSHSLVKKVRYVVVFLLIVGAMGYLFQKMPTAYLPDEDQGMMMVMAMLPANSTLEQTKEIMEQVKDYFLTQEKDAVQAIMTVSGVSMSGRGQNVGLSFVRLRDWELRDRPELKVTAVAARAMGRFSQMRNAMVFAFAPPAVVELGQAKGFDFQLLDQGGVGHAGLMAARNQLLGMASQHSALTKVRPNGLEDVPEYRIDVDWEKAGAMGVPISDIHATISAAFGSAYVNDFIQGGRVKRVYAQADAPYRMLTRDLERLYVRNSTGGMVPFSSFASGHWTSGSPKLERFNGFPSINILGESAAGRSSGEAMKAMEEFVRQLPQGFGYDWTGLSYQERQAGAQTVPLYAFSILVIFLCLAALYESWPIPVSILLALPLGVIGGVIGSTLRELPNDVYFQIGLLTTLGLTTKNAILIVQFAKARVDEGMGLIEATLEAAKLRLRPIVMTSLAFGFGVLPLTLASGAGAGAQKAIGTAVLGGVVTSTFLVTLFAPLFYVLIEKIFGRRGKRWTAQRAETAV from the coding sequence ATGCTATCGAGATTCTTTCTGAAGCGCCCGGTCTTCGCCTGGGTCATCGCCATCATCATGATGGTAGCGGGTTGTCTGGCGATCTACAACCTGCCGATTTCGCAGTATCCTCCGATTGCTCCGCCGTCCATCGCCATCGGTGCCTTCTATCCGGGAGCATCGGCGGAGACCGTCGAGAACAGCGTGACGCAGATCATCGAGCAGAAGATGACCGGCTTCGACAAGATGCTGTATTTGTCCGCGACCAGCGATTCATCGGGTTCTTCCCGTGTCGAGTTGACCTTTGCCCCGGGGACTGATCCGGACCTGGCGTGGGCCCAGGTGCAGAACAAACTCCAGCTCGCCATGGCCAATCTCCCGGAGGTGGTTCAGCGGGCGGGCGTGAAGGTCAGCAAGAGCACACGGAACTGGCTGTTGATCGTGGGTCTGATTTCGGAAGATGGCAGCATGGATGGCAACGATCTCCGTGACTATGCCCAGTCGAACCTGGAGAAGGTCTTGTCTCGCGTACCGGGCGTGGGTGAAGTGGAGGTATTCGGCAGCCAATATGCGATGCGCATCTGGCTCAACCCCGACAGACTGACCGAATACCAGATGACGATACAGGATGTCGTCCTCGCGCTCCGCGCCTACAATGTGGAGGTATCCGCTGGTCAGTTCGGCGGGGCACCGGCGGTGAAAGGCCAGCGTCTGAATGCCGCCATCATCGTACAGAGTCTGCTCAAGACCCCTGACGAGTTCGCGGCCATCCCCCTGCGCACCAACGCCGACGGATCGATCGTTCGCGTCAAGGACGTCGGACGGGCGGAACTGGGGACCGAGACCTACGACATCGAGGCTTTCTACAACGGCAAGCCCTCCTCCGCCATGGCGATCCGGCAGGCCGCCGGAGCCAACGCCCTGGAAACGGCCAACAAAGTCAGGGCCAAGCTGGAGGAACTGAGCCACTTCTTCCCGCCCGGCATGAGGGTTGTCTATCCCTACGACACCACCCCGTTCGTCAAGGTGGCCATCATCGAGGTGGTCAAAACGCTGGTCGAAGCAATCGTGCTGGTGTTTCTGGTGATGTATCTGTTCATGGGCAACATGCGGGCCACGCTGATCCCGACCATCGCGGTGCCGGTGGTGATCCTCGGCACCTTCGCCGTTCTGGGTCTCTTCGGCTTTTCCATCAACATGCTGACCATGTTCGCCATGGTGCTGGCCATCGGCCTCCTCGTGGACGACGCGATTGTGGTGGTGGAGAACGTGGAACGAATCATGAGCGAGGAAGGGATTTCGCCCTTTGAAGCCACACGCAAATCCATGGACCAGATCACCTCCGCGCTGATCGGCATTGGCCTGGTGCTCTCGGCGGTATTCGGTCCGATGGCGTTCTTTGCCGGCTCCACGGGGGTGATTTACCGCCAGTTCTCCGTCACCATCATCGCCTCGATGCTGCTTTCGGTCGTAGTGGCCCTGGTACTGACGCCAGTGTTGTGCGCTTCGTTCTTGAAGCCGGTGCCCAAGGGACACGAGGCGGCGGAAGGGGGAATCTGGTTGCTGCGGCCGTTCTTCCGCTGGTTCGATCGCATGTTCTTCGGAGCCAGAAACTGGTACCTGAGGCTGGTTAGCCACTCCCTGGTCAAGAAGGTGCGTTACGTGGTGGTGTTTCTTCTCATCGTGGGTGCCATGGGATACCTGTTCCAGAAGATGCCCACCGCCTATCTGCCGGACGAAGACCAGGGAATGATGATGGTCATGGCCATGCTTCCGGCCAACTCGACGCTGGAGCAGACCAAGGAGATCATGGAACAGGTCAAGGACTACTTTCTGACCCAAGAGAAGGATGCGGTCCAGGCGATCATGACGGTTTCCGGCGTCAGCATGTCCGGCCGGGGGCAGAATGTGGGGCTCTCTTTCGTGCGGCTCAGGGACTGGGAGCTCCGCGACCGCCCGGAGCTCAAGGTCACCGCCGTCGCGGCCCGAGCCATGGGCAGGTTTTCGCAGATGCGTAACGCCATGGTGTTTGCCTTTGCGCCGCCGGCGGTTGTCGAGTTGGGCCAAGCCAAGGGGTTTGACTTTCAGCTGCTGGACCAGGGTGGGGTGGGCCACGCCGGTCTGATGGCGGCCCGCAACCAGCTGCTGGGCATGGCCTCCCAGCATTCGGCGTTGACCAAGGTCCGACCCAACGGGCTGGAGGACGTCCCCGAATACCGGATTGACGTGGATTGGGAGAAGGCCGGAGCGATGGGTGTACCCATCAGCGACATTCACGCCACGATCTCAGCGGCCTTCGGCAGCGCCTACGTCAACGATTTCATCCAGGGCGGCCGCGTGAAGCGAGTATACGCCCAGGCCGATGCTCCCTATCGGATGCTGACCAGGGATCTCGAGAGGCTTTACGTGCGCAACAGCACAGGTGGCATGGTGCCTTTCTCTTCGTTCGCCTCCGGACATTGGACCAGCGGCTCCCCGAAGCTGGAGCGGTTCAACGGCTTCCCGTCGATCAACATTCTGGGCGAGTCGGCAGCGGGGCGTAGCTCCGGGGAGGCCATGAAAGCGATGGAGGAGTTCGTTCGCCAGCTGCCCCAGGGGTTCGGCTATGACTGGACCGGTCTGTCCTACCAGGAACGGCAGGCGGGTGCCCAGACGGTTCCCCTGTATGCCTTCTCCATCCTGGTGATCTTCCTGTGTCTGGCGGCCCTGTACGAGAGTTGGCCCATCCCCGTCTCGATCCTCCTGGCCTTGCCTTTAGGGGTCATTGGTGGCGTGATCGGCTCGACCCTCCGGGAGTTACCCAACGACGTCTACTTCCAGATCGGACTGTTGACCACCCTTGGCCTGACTACCAAGAACGCCATCTTGATCGTCCAGTTTGCCAAAGCCCGGGTGGACGAAGGAATGGGCCTGATCGAGGCGACGCTGGAAGCGGCGAAACTGAGGCTGCGTCCGATCGTCATGACCTCGCTGGCCTTCGGATTCGGTGTTCTGCCCTTAACGCTTGCGAGCGGGGCGGGCGCGGGAGCCCAGAAGGCCATCGGCACGGCGGTGCTGGGTGGCGTGGTGACTTCGACGTTTCTGGTGACGCTATTCGCGCCGCTGTTCTACGTGCTGATCGAGAAGATCTTCGGCAGACGAGGCAAGCGTTGGACCGCCCAACGGGCGGAGACGGCTGTCTGA
- a CDS encoding efflux RND transporter periplasmic adaptor subunit: MLTAELYVRIALLGFLAGGLPRLGCNSQQPPPAGPMVLPEVAVFKVSSEPVPLSTELPGRTSPYLEAEVRPQVSGIIQSRRFDEGADVRAGDVLYQIDPAPYQAAYDRAKAALAVAEANVPAVRARAERYQSALASRAVSQQDCDEAAAALEQAKATVALRKAEVESARIDLSYTPVSAPISGRIGKSNITVGALVTAHQPAPLATIHQLDPIYVDVKQSFPELLRLKRSVEAGKLSAGGDSQRQARLLLDDGSLYPQEGLLQFRDVKVDPSTASFTWRIVFPNPDRLLLPGMYVRAIIQTGVAERAILVPQQGVSRNPKGEAVALIVGSDNKVEQRMITVDREIGDTCLVSSGLAPGDELIVEGIQKVRPGALVKKVPFENGRKQGTQPGTPSQPAGQSN, translated from the coding sequence ATGTTAACGGCTGAATTGTACGTACGAATTGCCCTATTGGGTTTTCTGGCCGGGGGACTACCCCGCCTGGGCTGCAATTCTCAGCAGCCTCCCCCCGCCGGACCGATGGTGTTGCCTGAGGTTGCGGTTTTCAAGGTGTCATCGGAGCCGGTTCCGCTATCCACGGAGTTGCCCGGGCGGACATCGCCCTACCTGGAAGCGGAGGTGCGTCCTCAGGTCAGCGGGATCATTCAATCGCGGCGATTCGATGAAGGTGCGGACGTCCGGGCCGGGGATGTGCTCTACCAGATTGATCCAGCTCCGTATCAGGCGGCCTACGACCGGGCCAAAGCCGCGCTCGCGGTTGCGGAAGCGAATGTCCCGGCGGTTCGGGCGCGGGCAGAGCGTTACCAGAGTGCCCTGGCCAGTCGAGCGGTCAGCCAGCAGGACTGTGACGAAGCGGCTGCCGCCCTGGAACAAGCGAAAGCGACGGTGGCTCTGCGCAAGGCGGAGGTCGAAAGCGCGCGCATCGATCTGTCCTATACTCCGGTCTCGGCTCCCATTTCCGGCCGTATCGGGAAGTCCAATATCACGGTGGGGGCGCTGGTGACGGCCCACCAGCCCGCGCCGCTGGCGACGATTCACCAGCTCGATCCCATTTACGTGGATGTCAAGCAGTCCTTTCCCGAGTTGCTTCGTCTGAAGCGCAGCGTGGAGGCCGGCAAGCTCAGCGCCGGCGGCGACAGCCAGCGTCAAGCGCGTCTGCTCCTGGATGACGGATCGCTGTATCCCCAGGAAGGTTTGCTGCAATTCCGCGATGTCAAGGTCGACCCGAGTACGGCGTCGTTCACATGGCGTATCGTGTTCCCGAATCCGGATCGGCTGCTGTTGCCGGGCATGTACGTGAGGGCGATCATCCAGACGGGGGTTGCCGAGCGCGCCATCCTTGTCCCGCAGCAAGGCGTGAGCCGCAATCCGAAGGGGGAAGCCGTCGCCCTGATCGTGGGCAGCGACAACAAAGTCGAGCAGCGGATGATCACGGTTGACCGCGAGATCGGCGACACATGTCTTGTTTCTTCCGGTCTTGCACCGGGCGATGAGCTGATCGTCGAGGGCATTCAGAAAGTACGGCCGGGCGCCTTGGTGAAGAAGGTCCCCTTTGAGAACGGTCGGAAACAGGGGACACAGCCAGGGACTCCCTCCCAGCCGGCCGGCCAGTCGAACTGA
- a CDS encoding TetR/AcrR family transcriptional regulator encodes MANVKNNASSQETRRKLIDAAGKVFSERGLHAATLREITHLAGVNAAAVNYHFSDKYELYGAVVRHAVGLTLRNLPADQLTGSPEDRLRAFVAHVIRDSHDPARPGWRTTLLSHELNQPTTAMEAVMDELIWPRVHFVNGLIRDILGPQASKEEVARGAFSVIAQIVHCLYNAGLLRRIEPKLVEPENAETLAAHITEFSLVGLHSMRDQSQRNAPQRADQAEERLPGE; translated from the coding sequence ATGGCCAACGTCAAGAACAACGCCAGCTCCCAGGAAACTCGGCGCAAGCTCATCGACGCAGCAGGTAAAGTGTTCTCCGAGCGTGGATTACATGCTGCAACACTCAGGGAGATCACCCATCTGGCCGGGGTCAATGCCGCCGCCGTAAACTATCACTTCAGCGATAAGTACGAACTCTACGGCGCAGTCGTTCGCCACGCTGTCGGCCTGACACTCCGCAACCTGCCCGCAGACCAGCTCACGGGTTCTCCCGAAGACCGACTGCGGGCCTTCGTCGCCCACGTGATCAGAGATTCTCACGATCCCGCCCGTCCTGGGTGGCGAACGACGCTCCTCTCCCATGAGCTCAACCAACCAACGACCGCCATGGAGGCCGTCATGGACGAGCTGATCTGGCCTCGTGTCCACTTCGTGAACGGCCTCATTCGCGACATCCTCGGCCCGCAGGCATCAAAGGAGGAGGTCGCGAGGGGGGCGTTCAGCGTGATCGCCCAGATAGTCCACTGCCTCTACAACGCCGGCCTGCTCCGCCGCATCGAGCCGAAACTCGTCGAACCGGAGAACGCCGAGACGCTCGCTGCCCACATCACGGAGTTCTCCCTCGTCGGTCTTCACTCCATGCGCGATCAAAGCCAGAGAAACGCTCCGCAACGCGCGGATCAGGCCGAAGAACGTCTGCCGGGCGAGTGA
- a CDS encoding phosphate ABC transporter substrate-binding protein produces the protein MTKTQWAILVLGTAVLCGQPCAGCRRDDGRTVNVVGSTSIQPFAELLGQEYGKKHPDQMVDVQGGGSTAGVQAVANGLAHIGMCSRSLKDEERDQFTPIIVARDGLAIIVHPSNPVSGLSREQLRELFSGSIKNWKEVGGKDGPVRPITREEGSGTRESFVSLVMGKTRISRAALTQESNGAVKELVRGDPAAIGYMSLGLVGGEIKALSVDGEKPHAANVLTGGYKLVRPFLFVTRGAPTPEAQQFIAFVLSSEGQKVLESEGLIRAQ, from the coding sequence ATGACCAAGACACAATGGGCTATCCTGGTCCTGGGGACAGCGGTACTCTGCGGGCAGCCGTGCGCCGGTTGCCGTCGTGACGACGGTCGGACGGTCAATGTGGTCGGATCGACCTCGATTCAGCCCTTCGCGGAGCTGCTGGGCCAGGAATACGGGAAGAAGCATCCCGATCAGATGGTCGACGTCCAGGGCGGAGGCTCGACCGCGGGTGTCCAAGCGGTGGCCAACGGCCTGGCCCACATCGGGATGTGCTCGCGATCCCTCAAAGACGAGGAACGTGACCAGTTCACGCCGATCATCGTCGCCCGCGACGGACTGGCCATCATCGTCCATCCCAGCAACCCCGTCAGCGGCCTCAGTCGCGAGCAGCTTCGAGAGCTGTTCAGTGGGAGCATCAAGAACTGGAAGGAGGTTGGTGGCAAGGACGGACCGGTTCGTCCCATCACCCGCGAAGAAGGCTCGGGCACCCGTGAGAGTTTCGTCAGCCTGGTGATGGGTAAGACGCGGATCTCCCGCGCTGCCCTGACCCAGGAATCTAACGGGGCGGTCAAGGAACTGGTGCGCGGCGATCCGGCGGCCATCGGGTACATGTCCTTGGGGCTGGTGGGGGGCGAAATCAAGGCCCTCTCGGTCGACGGCGAGAAGCCCCACGCGGCAAACGTCCTGACCGGAGGGTACAAGCTCGTTCGGCCGTTCCTGTTCGTAACCAGAGGTGCACCTACTCCCGAGGCCCAGCAGTTCATCGCGTTCGTGCTTTCATCCGAAGGACAGAAGGTCCTGGAGAGCGAAGGGTTGATCAGAGCCCAATGA
- the pstC gene encoding phosphate ABC transporter permease subunit PstC — protein sequence MKQDRVISAILTLIAFSAILGLAVITFFIFREGLPILLRIGGREFFLSSDWEPKEEHFGVFSMIVGSLLVTFGAMVVGVVFSVGLAIMLTQFSPPKLTAVLKPVIELLAGIPSVVYGFVGVVTLVPLVRDYLGGPGLSVLTASIVLGIMVLPTVTSISIDALRAVPRPYYEGSIALGATRWQTTHMVMLKAARSGIVAAIILGMGRAVGETMAVIMIAGNALEIPHGVLDPVRTLTSNIALEMGYASGHHRQALFATGVTLFVIIMILNTIALAVSRRRVGGRNSK from the coding sequence ATGAAACAGGACAGGGTCATCAGTGCCATTCTGACGTTGATTGCGTTCTCGGCCATCCTTGGCCTGGCGGTCATCACGTTCTTCATTTTCAGGGAGGGTCTGCCGATCCTCCTGCGGATCGGCGGGCGGGAGTTCTTCCTCTCATCTGACTGGGAGCCGAAGGAGGAGCATTTTGGCGTCTTCTCCATGATCGTCGGCTCGCTCCTCGTCACCTTTGGCGCTATGGTGGTCGGGGTCGTCTTCAGTGTCGGCCTGGCCATCATGCTGACTCAGTTCTCCCCGCCAAAGCTGACCGCCGTCCTGAAACCAGTCATCGAACTCCTGGCCGGGATCCCCTCGGTGGTTTACGGATTCGTGGGCGTGGTCACACTGGTGCCGCTTGTTCGCGACTACCTCGGCGGACCCGGACTCTCCGTGCTGACCGCTTCGATCGTCCTCGGTATCATGGTCTTGCCCACCGTCACCAGTATCTCGATCGACGCCCTGCGGGCCGTCCCGCGCCCCTACTATGAAGGCTCTATCGCCCTCGGTGCCACCCGGTGGCAGACCACTCACATGGTCATGCTCAAGGCCGCCCGGTCCGGGATTGTGGCGGCGATCATCCTGGGCATGGGGCGGGCGGTCGGGGAGACCATGGCGGTGATCATGATCGCCGGCAACGCTCTGGAGATCCCACACGGCGTCCTTGATCCCGTACGCACGCTGACCAGCAACATCGCCCTGGAAATGGGCTATGCGTCCGGCCATCATCGTCAGGCGCTCTTCGCGACTGGAGTCACCCTGTTCGTGATCATCATGATACTCAACACGATCGCGCTCGCCGTCTCCCGTCGACGCGTCGGGGGAAGGAACTCGAAATGA
- the pstA gene encoding phosphate ABC transporter permease PstA, producing the protein MRLSPVIAERMTVTFMWIMAAVTIGVLLFIIAFILVHGLPHLTWEFLTHSPESMGRKGGIFPMIVGTLIVAGLAVLIAAPIGVATAIYLTEYTREGRLTAVIRFGADCLAGIPSIIFGLFGFVFFAITLKLGLSVISGALTLALMVLPTIIRTSEEAIRAVPYAYREVSYGLGSTRWQMVWHVVLQSALPGIGTGIVLSLGRSISETAAVMLTAGSALGLPHSLFDSSRTLALHFYILSREGISMSNAYATASVLVISILVINLCAYWLMHRFVAKGGRHG; encoded by the coding sequence ATGAGGCTCTCGCCGGTCATTGCCGAGCGGATGACAGTCACGTTCATGTGGATCATGGCCGCCGTCACCATTGGCGTGCTGCTGTTCATCATCGCCTTCATCCTGGTCCACGGGCTGCCGCACCTGACCTGGGAGTTCCTCACGCACTCGCCCGAGAGCATGGGTCGCAAGGGCGGCATCTTCCCCATGATCGTCGGCACCTTGATCGTGGCCGGCCTCGCCGTGCTCATCGCCGCCCCGATCGGCGTGGCCACCGCGATCTACCTCACGGAATACACGCGCGAGGGGCGGCTCACGGCCGTGATCCGCTTCGGGGCTGACTGCTTGGCGGGTATTCCCTCCATCATCTTCGGCCTGTTCGGATTCGTCTTCTTCGCGATCACTTTGAAGCTCGGCCTGTCGGTGATCTCCGGGGCCCTGACGCTCGCCCTGATGGTGTTGCCGACCATCATTCGGACCAGCGAGGAAGCGATCCGTGCCGTGCCCTACGCTTACCGGGAGGTCAGTTACGGTCTGGGCAGTACCCGCTGGCAGATGGTGTGGCATGTGGTGCTCCAGTCCGCACTGCCAGGAATCGGAACGGGAATCGTGCTCTCCCTCGGGCGGAGTATCAGCGAGACAGCGGCAGTCATGCTCACCGCCGGCTCCGCCCTCGGTTTGCCGCATTCCCTCTTCGACTCCTCGCGGACGCTGGCCCTGCACTTCTACATCCTCTCACGCGAGGGAATCTCCATGTCCAACGCATACGCCACCGCATCCGTGCTGGTGATCTCGATCCTGGTAATCAACCTCTGCGCCTACTGGCTCATGCACAGGTTCGTTGCCAAGGGAGGCCGCCATGGGTGA
- a CDS encoding phosphate ABC transporter ATP-binding protein — protein sequence MRVRDFTAGFGGEPVLRSLSLDILPNERLAIIGPAASGKTTFLRCLNRLNDLDRGFTRTGQILLDDQDIYEPAMDVAQLRRRIGMVYAVPVPLPWSIHENLVYGLKLLGIRDRTEHDRRIEAALKGAVLWDEVKDRLQEPARNLSGGQQQRLCLARVLALEPEVLILDEPCSGLDPISTAKIEDALLDLKARHSIVLVTNNTKQAARASDRTAFLLMGELIEIGPTGQLFSRPTHQRTNDYLVGQFG from the coding sequence ATGCGGGTTCGGGACTTCACCGCGGGCTTCGGGGGCGAACCGGTGCTCAGGAGTCTCAGCCTCGACATTCTGCCCAACGAGCGACTCGCCATCATCGGACCGGCCGCCAGCGGCAAAACCACTTTCCTGCGATGCCTGAACCGACTCAATGACCTTGATCGCGGGTTCACTCGCACCGGCCAGATTCTCCTCGACGATCAAGATATCTACGAACCCGCGATGGACGTGGCCCAGCTCCGCCGCCGGATCGGCATGGTCTACGCGGTCCCCGTCCCGCTACCGTGGTCAATCCATGAGAACCTGGTCTACGGACTCAAGCTGTTGGGTATACGAGACCGTACCGAACACGACCGGCGGATCGAGGCGGCTCTCAAGGGCGCAGTCCTTTGGGACGAGGTCAAAGACCGCCTCCAGGAACCGGCCCGCAACCTCTCCGGTGGCCAGCAGCAGCGTCTGTGCCTGGCCCGGGTGTTGGCCCTCGAACCAGAAGTGCTCATCCTGGACGAGCCGTGCTCCGGGCTGGATCCCATTTCAACGGCCAAGATCGAAGACGCTCTCCTCGACCTCAAGGCCAGGCACTCCATCGTGCTGGTGACCAACAATACCAAACAGGCCGCCCGGGCGTCGGATCGGACGGCGTTCCTCCTGATGGGAGAGTTGATCGAAATCGGTCCGACAGGACAGCTGTTCAGTCGCCCGACGCATCAGCGAACCAACGACTACCTGGTCGGGCAGTTCGGATAG
- the pstB gene encoding phosphate ABC transporter ATP-binding protein, translated as MDYKIQVSELNLHYGEFHALIDVNLAIRPRAITAIIGPSGCGKSTLLRCFDRMNELIGGVRVTGRILLDGSDIYDPSTSLTQLRRKVGLVFQRPNPFPLSVFENVAYGLRVHEAPDKARLEAVVEASLRATWLWDEVKDRLDMSALGLSSEQQQRLCISRLLAVEPEVLLMDEPCSALDPIATEHVEELMRNLAEKYTIVIVTHNMQQAARVSNETAFMLLGELVEYGPTARIFEKPSDKRTEEYVSGRYG; from the coding sequence ATGGACTACAAGATACAGGTATCGGAACTCAACCTTCACTACGGGGAGTTCCACGCCCTGATTGACGTCAACCTCGCGATTCGGCCCCGGGCGATCACGGCGATCATCGGGCCGTCCGGATGCGGAAAGTCGACCCTGCTGCGCTGCTTCGACCGAATGAACGAGCTCATCGGGGGCGTGCGTGTGACCGGCCGGATCCTCCTCGATGGCTCAGACATCTACGATCCTTCCACCAGCCTCACTCAGCTCCGGCGGAAGGTCGGCCTGGTCTTCCAGCGCCCCAACCCCTTCCCACTGTCCGTCTTCGAGAACGTGGCCTACGGGCTCCGCGTGCACGAGGCACCCGACAAGGCTCGGTTGGAGGCGGTGGTCGAGGCCAGCCTCAGAGCCACTTGGCTGTGGGACGAGGTCAAGGACCGGCTCGACATGTCCGCACTCGGACTCTCTTCCGAGCAGCAGCAGCGCCTGTGCATCTCCCGGCTGCTGGCGGTCGAACCGGAAGTGCTGCTCATGGACGAGCCCTGCTCCGCTCTCGACCCCATCGCAACCGAGCACGTCGAGGAGCTGATGCGGAACCTCGCCGAGAAGTACACGATTGTCATCGTCACCCACAATATGCAGCAGGCCGCGCGGGTGTCGAACGAAACAGCCTTCATGCTGCTGGGCGAGTTGGTGGAATACGGTCCCACCGCGCGCATCTTCGAGAAACCAAGCGATAAGCGGACCGAGGAATACGTGTCCGGCCGCTACGGATGA
- the phoU gene encoding phosphate signaling complex protein PhoU: protein MATHLQREVERLKNKIIALAATVEKTVQEAVAAVNTRDRDLARKIIEGDAAIDQTEVDIEEECLKLLALYQPVATDLRFIVAAMKINNDIERVGDLAVNIAERALCLCDQPPVRELFDFAQMNKKVLAMFRGSLDALMHQDAQRARQVRALDDEVDALNREMYDKIRAALHKSPDQMDSLLNYSSVSRLLERIADGATNIAEDVIYLVEGEIVRHKPVAPA from the coding sequence ATGGCCACACACCTGCAACGCGAGGTCGAGCGACTGAAGAACAAGATCATTGCCCTCGCAGCTACGGTCGAGAAAACCGTCCAGGAAGCGGTCGCAGCCGTCAACACGCGCGACCGCGACCTCGCCCGGAAGATCATCGAAGGCGACGCCGCGATCGACCAGACCGAGGTCGATATCGAGGAGGAATGCCTGAAGCTCCTCGCCCTCTACCAGCCGGTGGCAACCGATCTGCGTTTCATCGTCGCCGCGATGAAGATCAACAACGACATCGAGCGGGTGGGCGACCTGGCGGTCAACATCGCCGAGCGAGCCCTTTGCCTCTGCGATCAACCACCCGTCAGGGAGTTGTTCGACTTCGCCCAGATGAACAAGAAGGTGCTGGCCATGTTCCGCGGAAGCCTGGACGCCCTGATGCACCAGGACGCGCAGCGAGCACGTCAGGTGCGAGCCCTGGACGATGAAGTCGATGCTCTCAACCGCGAGATGTATGACAAGATCAGGGCCGCACTCCACAAGAGCCCCGATCAGATGGACTCACTGCTCAACTACTCGTCGGTCAGCCGTCTCCTCGAACGCATCGCCGACGGAGCGACCAACATCGCCGAAGATGTCATCTACCTCGTGGAAGGGGAGATCGTGCGGCACAAACCGGTTGCCCCCGCCTAG